The following coding sequences lie in one Sporocytophaga myxococcoides DSM 11118 genomic window:
- a CDS encoding tyrosine-protein phosphatase translates to MKKIIRHSLLLFVILSGLISCKKNSDDVQPTNPSTVSSERHIALAGEDNMRDLGGYPSSDGKKVKFRMLYRSGELSGLTNEDVAKLNAFGIRRVIDLRTSSERKSQPDKNIERTIIYYLSLIASDVSGGISQIMGQIISGKITAEQIMLPAYAVNSVKIANWKIIFDLLRTGDPTLFHCTAGKDRAGMTAALILSSLDVPRDTIVADFMKSNVYLSESIEKTVSQINIAYGAGSGDKLRPLLGVELSFIQTFFQDIERQYGTVDNFLTNVLEVDKAEMKKLYLEWVYL, encoded by the coding sequence ATGAAAAAGATTATCAGACACTCTCTTTTGCTATTTGTGATCTTATCTGGATTAATTTCCTGCAAAAAGAACAGCGATGATGTCCAACCAACTAACCCTTCAACTGTCTCTTCAGAAAGACACATCGCACTTGCCGGAGAAGACAATATGCGAGATCTGGGAGGTTATCCGAGCAGTGATGGAAAGAAGGTTAAATTCAGAATGCTTTACCGATCAGGTGAGTTATCAGGACTTACAAACGAGGATGTGGCTAAGTTAAATGCATTCGGGATAAGAAGAGTCATTGATTTAAGAACTTCCTCAGAGCGCAAAAGCCAACCTGATAAGAATATTGAAAGAACAATAATATACTACCTATCTCTGATCGCTTCTGATGTTTCTGGTGGTATATCGCAAATAATGGGTCAGATTATTTCCGGAAAAATTACTGCAGAACAGATCATGCTTCCTGCATATGCAGTTAACTCTGTTAAAATAGCTAACTGGAAAATAATCTTTGATCTGCTCAGAACAGGTGATCCAACATTATTTCACTGTACTGCGGGAAAAGACCGTGCAGGGATGACCGCAGCTCTAATTCTTTCTTCTTTGGATGTGCCAAGAGATACAATTGTTGCAGACTTTATGAAATCAAATGTTTATTTGTCAGAATCAATTGAGAAGACAGTATCTCAAATCAATATTGCTTATGGCGCCGGATCAGGAGATAAGCTAAGACCTTTGCTTGGTGTAGAACTGTCATTTATTCAGACATTCTTCCAGGACATTGAACGTCAATATGGAACAGTTGACAACTTCCTGACGAATGTTCTGGAAGTTGATAAAGCAGAGATGAAAAAGTTGTACCTTGAATGGGTATATCTATAG
- a CDS encoding toxin, giving the protein MKNSGNFHEYTINKELQSKLGSWVQTKKNKRVINYKLSVHYHPYVDELIQLLNKKGLNSLFDVNKLASLKANLSDYYIAQNHILKPVDFTNGTIKKTFAQENIDVSDDGAYSIYNWELFFHAPLAIACHLSSNQKFEEAQRWFHHIFDPTSNDYTVEAPQRFWKFLRFRQETSPEFIQEMMKKLSAPEDSELKTRIEKSIQAWRDKPFQPHVIARGRYLAYQLNVLMKYLDNLIAWGDSLFRQNTIESINEATQIYVLASNILGLRPEKIPPRGKLKPKSYAELKAMGIDAFGNTFAEMENDFPFNTASTSSINQNQGSNSVFGITRSLYFCIPQNDKLLGYWDTVEDRLYKIRHCMNIEGIVQKLALFDPPIDVGLLVKATAAGLDIASIVNNINQPLSVVRGPLLLQKAMEICNELKSLGNSLLSSIEKGEAEHLAVLRQKHEINLQKLVRDVRFLQWKESESSTEALVKSRNTAFERYKHYKKILGSQDGDLDPLKKLDLDRNNLNEESFDGIYTEWVGKYAADITNEPYRVEDSVGGLMEFAGNVVTDIFGGKLGKTLPLNKNENAELNIFLPTSDTFNKIAMGIQIAEAGLKLIPKSALHGTPLGVGGKLEIGGDQFGDSVKAATKATKEVANAFAGSAERASKMAGYYRRAEEYVLQSNLAASELVQYGRQIVSSLIREQMAKKEYENHLKQMEQSQEVYDFMTNKFTQEDLYSWMKSTISKTYFDTYKFAYDTAKAAEETMKYELMRKEFDNLNIIQFGYWDSTRKGLLAGETLYLDLKRLEMAYLKQNARDYEMVKHVSLRKLDPIGLLKLKATGSCEIKIPEWVYDMDSPGQYMRRIKTVALSIPCITGPYTGVHCKLALVKSSIRTSNLLKDGEYARVLSEEDDRFRDFTGTIQSIVTSTGQNDNGMFEMNLKDERFLPFEGAGAESTWKLELPNDIPQFDFESISDVVLHIRYTAREAGLLKTKAVDFIKENVLTEPNSVQLFCLNYDFSTAWYRFESASKDADRTLSISLNKDMFPYWVNKLGMDDVINLTFCCIDWSKNKLNIGTQIVPLTIDSSKNWTLSVDNSSSIFPFLKNNKDKKVYMAVSFAKNS; this is encoded by the coding sequence ATGAAAAACTCAGGAAACTTCCATGAATATACAATCAATAAGGAGCTGCAATCAAAGTTAGGCTCATGGGTGCAGACTAAAAAAAATAAAAGAGTAATAAATTATAAGTTATCGGTACATTATCATCCTTATGTAGATGAACTTATTCAATTGCTTAATAAAAAAGGACTGAATTCATTGTTTGATGTGAATAAACTGGCTTCACTAAAAGCAAATCTTTCTGATTACTATATTGCCCAAAACCATATACTCAAACCTGTAGACTTTACAAACGGCACCATTAAAAAAACTTTTGCTCAGGAGAATATTGATGTTAGTGATGATGGCGCATATTCAATTTATAATTGGGAACTTTTCTTTCATGCTCCTCTTGCAATAGCTTGCCACTTAAGTTCAAATCAGAAGTTTGAAGAAGCACAACGATGGTTTCACCATATATTCGATCCTACGAGCAATGATTATACAGTAGAAGCTCCCCAGCGCTTTTGGAAGTTCCTTCGTTTCAGACAGGAAACATCTCCTGAGTTTATTCAGGAAATGATGAAGAAATTAAGTGCTCCTGAAGATTCAGAACTTAAAACCAGGATAGAGAAAAGCATACAGGCCTGGAGAGACAAGCCGTTTCAACCACATGTGATCGCCCGGGGCAGATATCTTGCGTACCAGTTAAATGTATTAATGAAGTATCTTGACAATCTTATTGCCTGGGGAGATAGTTTGTTCAGACAAAATACCATTGAATCCATTAATGAAGCCACTCAGATATATGTGCTCGCATCTAATATACTTGGACTCCGACCAGAAAAAATACCACCTAGGGGAAAATTAAAACCGAAAAGTTATGCAGAGCTTAAAGCAATGGGGATTGATGCTTTCGGTAATACGTTTGCTGAAATGGAAAATGATTTTCCTTTTAATACTGCGTCCACGAGTTCTATAAATCAGAATCAAGGAAGTAATTCAGTATTCGGAATAACCAGAAGTCTGTATTTCTGCATTCCACAAAACGATAAGCTACTTGGCTATTGGGATACAGTAGAAGATCGTCTTTACAAGATAAGGCATTGTATGAATATTGAAGGTATTGTTCAGAAGCTTGCTCTTTTTGATCCTCCCATAGATGTTGGATTGTTGGTAAAAGCAACTGCCGCAGGACTTGATATAGCAAGTATAGTGAATAATATCAATCAACCATTATCTGTAGTCAGAGGTCCTTTGCTTCTTCAGAAGGCGATGGAGATATGCAATGAACTGAAATCATTGGGTAACTCACTACTTTCTTCTATAGAAAAAGGAGAAGCAGAGCATCTTGCCGTTCTCAGACAAAAACATGAGATAAACCTTCAGAAACTTGTAAGAGATGTGCGGTTCTTGCAATGGAAAGAGTCCGAATCTTCAACCGAAGCATTGGTAAAAAGTAGAAATACAGCCTTTGAAAGGTACAAGCATTATAAGAAAATACTTGGCAGCCAGGATGGCGATTTAGACCCACTGAAGAAACTTGATCTGGATAGAAATAACCTGAATGAAGAATCATTTGATGGAATTTATACTGAATGGGTAGGCAAATATGCTGCAGATATTACCAATGAACCCTACAGAGTAGAAGATTCCGTTGGAGGTTTAATGGAATTTGCAGGTAATGTCGTAACTGATATTTTTGGAGGGAAACTTGGAAAAACTCTTCCTTTAAATAAGAATGAAAATGCTGAGCTAAATATCTTCCTGCCAACATCTGATACATTTAATAAAATCGCTATGGGAATTCAGATAGCGGAAGCAGGCCTTAAATTAATTCCTAAGTCTGCTCTTCATGGCACTCCCCTTGGAGTCGGTGGAAAATTAGAAATTGGTGGGGATCAATTTGGTGATAGTGTAAAAGCAGCTACAAAAGCAACTAAAGAAGTGGCAAATGCATTTGCTGGAAGTGCTGAAAGGGCATCCAAAATGGCTGGATATTATCGCAGAGCAGAAGAGTACGTGTTACAGTCTAACCTTGCTGCTAGCGAGCTGGTTCAATATGGACGTCAAATAGTAAGCTCTTTGATAAGAGAACAAATGGCCAAAAAGGAATATGAGAATCACCTTAAGCAGATGGAACAGTCTCAGGAGGTATACGATTTCATGACAAATAAATTTACTCAGGAAGACTTATACTCGTGGATGAAAAGTACGATATCCAAGACTTATTTTGATACTTATAAATTCGCATATGATACCGCGAAAGCTGCAGAAGAGACCATGAAATACGAATTGATGAGAAAAGAATTTGACAATTTAAATATCATTCAATTTGGTTACTGGGATAGCACAAGGAAAGGCCTGTTGGCTGGAGAAACGCTCTATCTGGATTTGAAAAGGCTCGAAATGGCTTATCTGAAGCAAAATGCTCGTGACTATGAAATGGTAAAACATGTGTCTCTTCGCAAGCTTGATCCTATCGGACTTCTGAAACTAAAAGCCACTGGTAGTTGTGAGATTAAAATTCCGGAATGGGTGTACGACATGGATAGCCCTGGACAGTATATGAGAAGAATCAAGACTGTTGCATTATCAATTCCATGTATTACCGGACCTTACACTGGAGTGCATTGTAAATTGGCCTTGGTAAAAAGCTCTATCAGGACATCTAATCTTCTCAAAGATGGAGAGTATGCTCGAGTATTAAGCGAGGAGGACGACAGATTCCGAGACTTTACGGGAACTATTCAATCTATCGTTACAAGCACAGGCCAAAATGATAATGGTATGTTTGAAATGAATCTTAAAGATGAGAGATTCTTACCTTTTGAAGGGGCTGGAGCAGAAAGTACATGGAAATTGGAACTACCAAACGACATACCGCAGTTCGATTTTGAATCTATTTCAGATGTGGTCTTGCATATCCGTTATACCGCAAGAGAAGCTGGATTGCTGAAAACGAAAGCCGTTGATTTTATCAAAGAAAATGTTTTGACAGAACCAAATTCAGTTCAGTTATTCTGTCTTAATTACGATTTCAGCACTGCGTGGTACCGATTTGAATCAGCTTCAAAAGACGCCGACAGGACGCTCAGTATTTCTTTGAACAAGGATATGTTCCCATATTGGGTTAATAAACTTGGTATGGACGATGTTATTAATCTTACTTTCTGCTGCATCGACTGGAGTAAAAACAAATTGAATATCGGAACACAGATCGTCCCTCTAACCATCGACTCATCTAAAAACTGGACTCTTTCAGTTGATAACAGTTCTAGTATATTTCCATTCCTCAAAAATAACAAAGACAAAAAGGTATACATGGCAGTTTCATTTGCCAAGAATTCCTAA
- a CDS encoding neuraminidase-like domain-containing protein: MGNIEISGFVLTEKTARPVANLRIEAWDKDYIIDDLLGSATSDDKGFFSIQFNEKYYSELLFDRRPDIYFKVFKGDYLLVDTSNNVRWNAERKSSNIIISIPLEGSTSGGTVPGFNKISGRISSDRGLPVTNGHIIAYDKRLGGEVAIGEGYTDPFGNYKIVYPKDKLEGKTSPDIQLGIFEADNNQKEIIRSEIKYNASEEETIDVVIAASKVLRPVEFERLLNDIRPILGDKTLKELKEDETHSDITLIANKTGWDARIIAMASQADQLSSETKIPAEHYYAIFRSGVAGNSEAVSKLSSESLGNLLNKAVEYKVIQSGTNIQETIKIQESLSADYILHQPPVSGVSSLNSLLELRLNNDQKKSFVESYRQSGEDVNKFWQSLKEKGFDEHTVSSLQTDGKLGYLTLQNAPLMKRLYGNFRISDPAELVQAGLYKEEEWERIIGQDLPTDISLKDYAKGMANMVQKSYPSLVVSEMIQRNEVSTGTNVLKEELSDFFKKTSDKYTIGQQPVKSWDGFHDLKPEMQSAVKKIERLYQLTPSNDAMKALSFMNFDSAFHVMNFTRNEFKKSVSEAFKNEEEIDMVYTKANEIYSSVLNLATTYLTYRGMPNVYGISGKLKKEQQEIIAYPTLEELFGNMDYCACDHCKSVLSPAAYLVELLQFTDVKYPEKQNPIEVLNDRRPDIQHLQLTCENTNTVLPYIDLVNEILEYYIANKGSLSNFKGHDVTEGVKTDDLLADPQFVIDSVYSTIKEKVFPYNLPFDQPLEALRLIFKIWDLTLEEGLEIFEGKEQTRIERLGLTKEEYQIFTNITYKNLPEYFGEPEGNSIDDLNTAISGGKNFCHRVEISYEDLIDILKTKFINPGSLLVPALSRLKIGMDEIVKVINGSISDDEFKGNLPKDLNLPDYDSDVPQWIRKNQDLILKLIVLKDINPDEPCDCNFAEVQLRYLNPDVNADKLTALEYHKLHRFIRLMKKEGWSITQTDSLINTFLPLPPKDLNEGNLDGAFVKLLARIANFLRVMDLQSISDKKQKDWLILWDKTISRDVRIEQLAKLLKFTVPDLNDLSTLSNIDPLADDFDTDKPSLIKLLKIVALLKDLSVKVKDLDYILWSKDISGKLESSESEILNNLKVISQVLNTVDAENGSAPVNADFSFAKDRMSQVYDPTIVNDFFAFLTDSKTYSTPLILKEESLPDKLIKADLKLNYDAFSKLLTYNGVLTDEAQNNLKSKADLLVDADLSNITSPADLDNFKNDFKDAVTSLFNLSKDDLKSFGDSYPELKSVFDIVKPIGDPAKQTQALLDEILPDLKLRLKVFGLKNTLSAILKSDIEITGILTERPEVVQAMSDNSKSVVNDFINLQKKVLFNNNQIYEFYVDPIATDDYLLYIQAPENTLITFTFDGIKVLDNISVGMSKEAVITVPVPLKTGVIYAASLQINNLPTGGEVNLLWRTKAMAKSIVPANNIFDKGSILNAKASLIRLQKAVYLHNILKLTPMELSWLTGNNEETKNILNDLDTGHNISDPALHELWDKVLLLLEFVKIKNDYDSEEDNWINILKDPEVKNGQGKNLLLSINYWNETDLDKVLEKFSWNKNNLTSISNLKKVLNAMAFVTTTGYPTLQVLNWITNSPDAETIRDIKAQIKAKIDGTVWLETMQSISDPLRNRQRDALVSFILTYYKPSEEVNTANKLFEYFLIDVEMDACMQTSRIRQALSSVQLFINRCLINLEPKVAPSSIKAEQWEWMRRYRIWEANRKVFLYPENWLEPELRDNKSSFYKELEGELFQSDLNQDLAEKAYLTYLKKLDEVARLEIVGMYLEENEKGNQNDDIVHVFGRTNGQHREHYYRRFEYGYWTPWEKISVTIDGDYIYPVMWKNRLFIFWLKSSQKAQGAQSGGANFSMENLSTGDWKDNVKIRVELTMHWLEYYDGKWSSPKSSDLDKPIVLSYLSSFDIKNIILYGRIEPATGNTSERLIFSLYYYGDINYIYKITYTSKNSPPIITQEEDSKLKSAGEFNAALFRKPYESSGAQSNAGIFIDTNSSEFKVNVDQPNNKASITELLLTRKSGSIGSFQLFPMRYKVTGNQWEAPFFYRDERSIFYGQPDEELVPIKDFTGYYDFGILTVPPIKEIPQLAEKPKFKDPKGPVVNPWDGLAITSNPNYTVILPSTDIFSLGKVNFGVDGKLQNSLQSSVEIFN, encoded by the coding sequence ATGGGAAATATTGAAATCAGCGGCTTTGTTTTGACTGAAAAGACTGCAAGGCCAGTTGCAAATCTAAGAATAGAAGCCTGGGACAAAGATTACATCATAGATGATCTTTTAGGCTCCGCAACCAGTGATGATAAAGGATTTTTTTCTATTCAATTCAATGAGAAATATTATTCGGAACTTCTTTTTGACCGTCGTCCCGATATATATTTTAAAGTTTTTAAAGGTGATTACCTGCTTGTCGATACCTCAAACAATGTAAGGTGGAATGCAGAGAGAAAATCTTCAAATATTATCATCTCCATTCCCTTAGAGGGCAGCACATCTGGCGGCACTGTTCCGGGGTTTAACAAAATAAGCGGTAGAATTTCTTCAGACCGTGGGCTGCCTGTTACAAATGGTCATATTATAGCATATGATAAAAGACTTGGTGGTGAAGTTGCAATAGGCGAGGGCTATACAGATCCTTTCGGAAATTATAAAATCGTTTATCCAAAGGACAAATTGGAAGGAAAGACTAGTCCTGATATTCAACTAGGAATCTTTGAAGCGGATAATAATCAGAAGGAAATAATTCGATCTGAAATAAAATATAATGCCTCAGAAGAAGAAACAATCGACGTTGTTATCGCTGCTAGTAAGGTTTTGAGACCAGTAGAGTTTGAGAGACTTCTGAATGATATAAGACCAATACTGGGAGATAAAACATTAAAGGAACTGAAAGAAGATGAAACTCATAGTGATATCACTTTAATAGCCAACAAAACCGGATGGGATGCCAGGATAATTGCCATGGCATCACAGGCAGACCAATTGAGTTCCGAAACAAAAATTCCTGCAGAACACTATTATGCAATATTCAGATCAGGTGTTGCCGGAAATAGTGAAGCAGTGAGCAAGCTTTCTTCTGAATCACTTGGAAATCTGTTAAACAAGGCAGTGGAATATAAAGTGATTCAGTCAGGGACTAATATTCAGGAAACAATTAAAATTCAGGAGTCCCTGAGCGCTGACTACATCTTGCATCAACCTCCCGTTTCAGGAGTATCTTCTCTAAATTCTTTACTGGAACTCAGATTAAACAATGATCAGAAAAAGTCATTTGTCGAGAGTTACCGGCAGTCAGGCGAAGACGTGAACAAGTTCTGGCAATCATTAAAAGAAAAGGGTTTCGATGAGCACACTGTTTCAAGTTTACAGACAGATGGCAAATTAGGTTATCTGACTTTACAGAATGCTCCTCTAATGAAGCGCTTATATGGGAATTTCAGAATCTCTGACCCAGCAGAGCTTGTACAGGCAGGGCTTTACAAGGAGGAAGAATGGGAAAGGATTATTGGACAAGATCTACCTACAGATATCAGCCTTAAGGATTATGCGAAAGGAATGGCTAATATGGTTCAAAAAAGCTATCCTTCATTGGTGGTTTCAGAGATGATACAACGCAATGAAGTCAGCACGGGAACAAATGTCCTCAAAGAAGAGCTTTCGGATTTTTTCAAAAAGACTTCAGATAAATATACAATTGGTCAACAGCCTGTAAAAAGCTGGGATGGGTTTCATGATCTAAAACCTGAAATGCAGAGTGCCGTGAAGAAAATAGAACGTCTTTACCAGCTCACACCTTCCAACGACGCTATGAAAGCTTTATCCTTCATGAATTTTGATTCAGCATTTCACGTAATGAATTTTACCAGAAATGAATTTAAAAAATCAGTTTCAGAAGCCTTTAAAAATGAAGAAGAAATTGACATGGTGTACACCAAAGCCAATGAAATTTATTCTTCCGTCCTTAATCTGGCAACTACTTATCTTACCTATAGGGGAATGCCTAATGTTTATGGCATATCAGGCAAGCTCAAAAAAGAACAACAGGAAATTATAGCTTATCCAACGCTGGAGGAGTTATTCGGAAACATGGATTATTGTGCCTGCGACCATTGTAAATCAGTGCTTAGTCCAGCGGCTTATCTCGTTGAATTGTTGCAGTTCACAGATGTAAAATATCCTGAAAAGCAAAATCCAATTGAAGTTCTTAACGATAGAAGGCCAGATATACAACACCTTCAGCTTACTTGTGAAAATACCAATACAGTATTGCCTTATATAGACCTGGTCAATGAAATACTGGAATACTATATTGCTAATAAAGGATCATTGAGCAACTTCAAAGGACATGATGTTACAGAAGGTGTAAAGACTGATGACCTATTGGCTGATCCTCAGTTTGTCATTGATAGTGTTTATAGCACTATTAAAGAAAAGGTATTTCCTTATAATCTTCCATTTGACCAGCCACTTGAAGCCTTGAGACTTATATTTAAAATATGGGACCTTACACTTGAGGAAGGATTGGAAATCTTTGAGGGAAAGGAGCAAACAAGGATTGAAAGACTTGGGCTGACAAAGGAAGAATATCAGATATTTACCAATATTACATATAAAAACCTTCCGGAGTATTTTGGCGAACCAGAAGGAAATTCTATAGATGATTTAAATACTGCAATTTCCGGTGGGAAAAACTTCTGTCATAGAGTAGAAATTTCGTATGAAGATCTTATTGATATTTTAAAAACTAAATTTATCAATCCCGGATCATTATTGGTTCCTGCGCTATCCAGGCTTAAAATTGGTATGGATGAAATTGTAAAAGTGATCAATGGTTCTATAAGTGATGATGAGTTTAAAGGCAACCTTCCTAAAGATCTAAATTTGCCTGACTATGATAGTGATGTCCCGCAATGGATAAGAAAAAACCAGGATTTAATTCTGAAACTCATAGTACTTAAAGATATAAATCCGGATGAACCCTGTGATTGTAATTTTGCAGAAGTTCAATTGCGCTATTTGAATCCTGATGTAAATGCGGATAAATTAACTGCACTAGAATATCATAAGCTACATCGTTTCATTCGTCTGATGAAAAAAGAGGGGTGGAGCATTACTCAAACAGATAGTTTAATAAATACTTTTTTGCCTCTGCCTCCTAAGGATTTAAATGAAGGAAATCTGGATGGTGCATTTGTAAAATTGCTTGCACGCATTGCAAATTTCCTTCGTGTTATGGACCTGCAATCTATATCTGATAAAAAGCAGAAAGATTGGCTGATACTATGGGATAAAACCATAAGCAGAGATGTAAGAATTGAACAGCTTGCCAAGCTTTTAAAGTTTACTGTTCCAGACCTGAACGATCTGAGCACTTTAAGTAATATAGATCCTCTTGCAGATGATTTTGATACCGACAAACCTTCTCTGATCAAATTATTAAAAATAGTTGCTTTGCTCAAAGATCTTTCTGTCAAAGTCAAAGATCTGGATTACATTCTGTGGAGTAAAGATATAAGTGGAAAGCTTGAATCATCAGAATCAGAAATTCTTAATAATCTCAAAGTCATCAGTCAGGTGTTGAATACTGTGGATGCTGAAAATGGAAGTGCTCCAGTCAACGCAGATTTTTCATTTGCAAAAGACAGGATGTCTCAAGTCTATGATCCGACTATCGTAAACGATTTTTTTGCTTTTCTTACAGATTCGAAAACTTATTCTACACCTCTTATTTTAAAGGAAGAAAGTCTCCCTGATAAATTAATTAAGGCTGACTTAAAACTTAATTATGATGCATTTAGCAAGCTTTTAACATATAATGGAGTGTTGACTGACGAAGCTCAAAATAATCTGAAAAGCAAGGCTGATTTACTTGTAGACGCAGATTTAAGCAACATAACTTCCCCAGCTGATCTTGATAATTTTAAAAATGATTTTAAGGATGCAGTTACTTCATTATTTAATCTTAGCAAAGACGATTTGAAGAGCTTCGGAGATTCTTATCCGGAACTTAAATCAGTCTTTGATATAGTAAAACCCATTGGTGATCCGGCAAAACAAACACAGGCATTATTGGATGAAATATTACCAGATCTGAAACTCAGACTTAAAGTTTTCGGGTTGAAGAATACTTTATCCGCTATATTAAAATCGGACATTGAAATAACCGGTATCCTTACAGAGAGACCTGAAGTTGTTCAGGCCATGTCAGATAATAGTAAATCTGTAGTAAATGATTTTATCAATCTTCAGAAGAAAGTTCTCTTTAATAATAATCAGATATATGAATTCTATGTAGATCCAATTGCCACTGATGATTATCTTTTGTATATCCAGGCTCCCGAAAATACTTTAATTACATTCACCTTTGACGGAATAAAAGTTTTGGATAATATTTCAGTAGGAATGTCTAAAGAAGCTGTAATAACCGTTCCTGTTCCACTGAAGACTGGTGTTATCTATGCTGCCAGTCTGCAAATTAATAATTTACCAACAGGTGGTGAAGTAAATCTTTTGTGGCGAACAAAAGCCATGGCAAAGAGCATAGTGCCAGCCAACAATATTTTTGATAAAGGAAGTATTCTCAATGCAAAGGCTTCTCTTATCAGACTTCAGAAGGCGGTCTATCTTCACAATATTCTTAAGCTTACTCCGATGGAACTTTCATGGTTGACAGGTAATAATGAAGAGACAAAGAATATTCTGAACGACCTGGATACCGGGCATAACATTTCAGATCCAGCATTGCATGAGTTATGGGATAAGGTGTTATTGCTGTTGGAATTTGTTAAGATTAAAAACGATTATGATTCAGAAGAAGACAATTGGATAAACATTCTGAAAGATCCTGAAGTAAAAAATGGTCAGGGAAAAAATCTGTTGCTTTCCATAAACTATTGGAATGAAACAGACTTAGATAAGGTTTTAGAAAAATTCTCTTGGAATAAAAATAATCTGACTTCTATCAGTAATCTTAAAAAGGTGCTGAATGCAATGGCTTTTGTCACTACTACCGGATATCCAACATTACAGGTTTTGAATTGGATAACAAATAGTCCTGATGCAGAGACTATTCGTGATATTAAAGCCCAGATAAAAGCAAAGATTGATGGAACTGTCTGGCTTGAAACAATGCAAAGCATTAGTGACCCTTTGCGAAATAGACAGCGCGATGCCTTGGTTAGTTTTATATTAACTTATTACAAACCTTCTGAAGAGGTTAATACTGCAAATAAGCTATTTGAGTATTTCTTAATAGATGTTGAAATGGATGCCTGTATGCAGACATCCAGAATCAGACAGGCACTATCTAGCGTTCAGTTATTTATTAACAGATGCCTTATAAACCTGGAGCCAAAGGTAGCGCCATCATCCATAAAGGCAGAACAATGGGAGTGGATGAGAAGATACAGAATATGGGAGGCAAACAGAAAAGTATTCCTTTATCCGGAAAACTGGCTGGAGCCGGAATTACGTGACAATAAATCATCATTTTATAAAGAACTGGAAGGAGAACTTTTCCAATCTGATCTCAATCAGGATCTGGCAGAAAAGGCATATCTCACTTACCTTAAAAAGCTGGATGAAGTAGCAAGGCTTGAAATTGTAGGGATGTATCTTGAAGAAAATGAAAAAGGAAATCAGAATGATGATATAGTCCACGTTTTCGGAAGAACAAATGGCCAACACAGAGAACATTACTATCGTCGCTTCGAATATGGCTACTGGACACCATGGGAAAAGATATCTGTGACCATTGATGGAGATTATATATATCCTGTCATGTGGAAGAATAGATTGTTTATTTTCTGGTTAAAATCTTCTCAAAAAGCCCAGGGAGCTCAAAGTGGAGGTGCTAATTTTTCAATGGAAAATTTGAGCACTGGTGATTGGAAAGACAATGTAAAGATTAGAGTGGAACTCACTATGCATTGGTTGGAATACTACGATGGTAAATGGAGTTCTCCTAAATCATCCGATCTGGATAAGCCAATTGTACTAAGTTATTTATCTTCTTTTGATATAAAAAATATAATTCTATATGGAAGAATAGAACCTGCAACAGGTAATACATCTGAAAGATTGATTTTTAGTCTATACTATTACGGCGATATAAATTATATCTATAAAATTACTTACACAAGTAAAAATAGTCCTCCAATAATAACTCAGGAAGAAGATTCAAAATTAAAATCAGCGGGTGAATTCAATGCTGCTCTATTTAGAAAACCTTACGAGTCTTCTGGAGCTCAATCTAATGCAGGAATATTCATTGATACCAATTCATCAGAATTCAAAGTAAATGTTGATCAGCCTAATAATAAAGCAAGCATTACAGAATTATTGCTTACAAGAAAATCAGGTAGCATAGGAAGTTTTCAGTTATTTCCGATGAGATATAAGGTTACCGGAAATCAATGGGAAGCCCCTTTCTTTTATCGTGATGAAAGAAGTATATTTTATGGCCAGCCTGATGAGGAGCTAGTACCAATTAAAGATTTTACCGGTTATTATGATTTTGGAATACTGACGGTACCTCCAATTAAAGAAATTCCTCAATTGGCTGAAAAGCCGAAATTCAAGGACCCTAAAGGACCAGTTGTTAATCCTTGGGATGGGCTGGCAATTACATCCAATCCAAATTATACTGTTATTCTTCCTTCTACTGACATATTCTCTCTTGGCAAAGTTAATTTCGGAGTGGATGGAAAACTGCAGAACAGTCTTCAATCATCAGTAGAAATTTTTAATTAA